The DNA segment CCCACTCTAATAAGCAGGAGTTCTATATTTTAAAAATAATCTTTATTTTTTTTAATTTAATATCCTATTCCTAAGCCATATTTGAAATCAAGTTTTGCCATGTTATATGCATATATTTGTTTTGCTAAATTATATTTTGATTGTTCAAGACTAATTTGAGCACCTTTTACATCACTTGATTTTCCCTGTCCTATTTTAAAGCTAAGCTCTGAAAGCTTATAAGCTGACTCTGCTTTTGTAACAGCAAGCTCGTATGAAGCTATTTGTTTTTTAGCATTTTGCATTTGAATATAAGATGATCTAACAGCCATTTCAATACCATTTTTTGCTGTTTCTAGCTGTTTTTCTGATTGCATAACACTTATTTGCTGATCTTTATATTTAGTTGTATTTTCTGGATAATCTATTTTAACTACTTCTAGCGTTAACTTACCCAACTCTACGTTTTGCTCAGCCATATATACTGAAAAGTTGTTTTCTAAAGCTGTTTTAATCGACTCATTTAAATCTACGGCTTCTTCTTTTTCAACATCAAATTCAAATTTATCTACTAGTTTTACCTTTGTATCATAATCAAGACCTATAGTTCTATTAAAATTAAGTTTTTGTAAATCATATGCCATTACTGCATTATCATATCCAGATTTAGCATTTGATAAATTTAGCTCTGATTCTAAAAGCTGTTGTTTGGATATAGTACCTAGTTCAAACATTTTCTTGCTGTGATCATACTGTTCCTGTGATAACTTTCTGCCCTCATCTGCTATTTCTACTTGTTTTTCTGCTTGCAATATGTCAAAATATGCTTTTTCTACATCGTATTTTATTCGATTTATCTTTATTTCTTTATTTTTGTTAGCTGTTTCTAAACCTAGTTCATCTTGCTTCTCAACAACACCTTTGATCATCCTGTTATACAAGTCCCTATTATACGCTTTAAGTGATAATTTATACTCTTTATCATCATTAAATTTTTCAATTTGTCTCTTAACTTGTCTATGTGATAGTTCTGCTTTTTGAATATTTAGATTCTCTATATCCATATCCTTATTATGTTCTAATGCATAATTGACTGCTTGCTCCAAAGTCATATTAAGCTGATCAGTATTCTCTGCATATGTAGCACCTATCAATGAAAATGCTGTAAGTATTACTAAAAACATCACACTAATCTTTTTCAAGTTGATTCCTCCCTTTTTTGATTTTTATAATTTTAGATTATATCATTTATAAAATTGTGTCAATAAATTTTTAGAAATTTAATTTATATATTAATTTTGACTTAACCTGTAGTTCTTTCACTTCATAGTTTTTACTCCATATATAAATTTTTGGTCATTAAGTTATATTAACTTAAACAAAATTATTATTAATATATCTCATTAAACAAAGTAAATATCTATAATATTCTACTTGTTTACTTCTATATCTATCTTCAAAAATATGCTTTTTTTATGTATTTATTATTATGATAAGTAACATATTCACAAGTTAATTCTTTTCATCAAAATAAATTAATTAATAAACAGTTTATGATTAGTTAATAAAAAATTAATAATTAATTTTCAATTATTTAACCTCCATAATTTATTATAGACTTATGATAATTTAAAGGATGGTGATTAACATTGAATAATGATCCTAAGAATGTATTAGGAAAAATATCGAATTTTTTTATTGAAAAATTTCGAGTAGTTTATTTAATTATCGCAGCAATAATTCTATTAGGCATACAATCATATTTTGCTTTGCCTAGAGAAGAAATGCCAGAAATTGTATTGCCTTATGGAATAGTTACAGTAAATTATGCTGGTGCTGCACCTCAGGAAGTTGAAAGCTTGATTACGGATAAAATTGAAGCACAGCTTAAGGATATTGATGGTGTTGGATCAATAACGTCCACTTCAAGTAATGGTCTAGTAAATATAACTGTAGAATTCGATTTTGAGTGTGATATTAATGATAAAGTTAATGAAATGACAAACAAGATATCAGAGATTCAAAATGAATTACCTGAGGATTGTAGTACACCTATTATTAGAGGGTTTGAATCTAGTGATAAGCCTATTATGACATTAAATATAAGTGGAGATTATGACTTCATTACACTTAAAAAGGTGTCAGAGGATATACAAAGTGAGATTGAAAAAGTAGCTGGAGTTAATGAAGTTACTATGGTAGGTGGACTTGAAAGAGAAATAATTATACATGTAGATATATCAAAGCTTGCTACTTATAATATTTCAATTAACCAAATAAAGAATGCTATAGTAAACTCAAATATTAATTTTCCAGGTGGAAATATTGATTTAGATGATATGCACTATACAGTTCGTACTGTGGCACAATTTAATGAAATAAAAGAGATTGAAGATACAATCATTTCAGTTCAAAATGATACTCCGATTTATTTAAAGGATATAGCCAGTGTTGAAGATACCTATGAAGATGTTACATCTTGAAATATATCAAAAAGGATTATCAGCAGAAAGAAGTGTTACACCTACAATTACTTTATCTATAACAAGAGATAATAATTCAGATACTATTGGAATTAGTGATGAAATAAAAGAAAGAATTGTAAAACATGGCAAAGGAACAATATATCCTGAGGATGTATTTATATCTATTACAGGAGATACAGCTATAGAAGTAGATAAGGCGCTTAATGATGTAGTAGGAAATGCTCTGTCAGGACTATTGATAGTTATTATCGTACTATTCCTATTTATTGGTTTTAGAGAATCATTAATTGTAGCTTTTGTTATTCCTTTATCATTACTCTCCAGCCTTACTTTATTAGAATATAATGGCATGTCACTTAACACAATGTCATTAGTTGCATTGATTCTAGCACTAGGTATGCTTGTTGATAATGCTATTGTAATAATGGAGAATATCGATAGAATTCGAGATGAAGGTTTAGATGTAGTCAGTGCTTCTAAGATTGCTACAAATCAGGTAGCTCCGGCAGTCTTTGCTGCTACACTAACAACTATGTCTGCGTTTCTTCCTATGGCCATAACATCAGGAATAATAGGATTATTTATAAAAGCTATACCAGTAACTGTAATATTTGCTATAGCAGCTTCTTTTGTTATATCCCTTGTTATTACACCTGCTTTATGCTCAAGATTTTTGAGTAAGTATAAAGTTAAAAATAATAGCAATAAGAGTAGACTACCACTGTTGAAAAAAATAATATCAGTAGCTCTTGTATTTGTTCTTTCTTTAATTGCTTTTATGGAAAATGGAAAATTTGGGTTGTTATCATGGATTTTTGCTATTACTTTTTCAATTGCAATGTTTTATAAACAATTTAAGAATACAAATTCATCTAATGAAGAGTTAAAGATTATAAAAAGATATGCAAATTGGATGGATAAAATATTAAGAAGTAAGTCGAAGAAAATAGCTTTAATAGTTATATCTATAGTAATATTTTTCAGCAGTCTATTAACTATTCCATTAGGTCTTCTGAAGATAGAATTATTTCCTACAACAGATAGTACATCCTTTACTATAGATGTGGAAACTCCATCAGGATATTTATTGGAAGATACGGGCAATGTTGTTAGAGAAATAGAAACAGTATTATTTAACTATCCTGAAGTTGAAGCATTTGTAAGTAAGGTAGGTAGTACTGGAACGAGGTTTACGACTGCAGGAGATAATCCTAAATTTGCTGACATTTCCGTAGATTTAGTACCTGAAAACGAAAGAACTAAAAGTAGCATGGAAATAATAGATAGTTTAAGAAATGACCTGAAAAATATTGCAGGAGCTAAAATAACTCTTGAGCAAGAAGTAAAGGGACCAGAGTCAGAATATCCTATTAATATTAAGGTAATAGGCGAAGATTTGGATAAAATATCGTTAATTGCCAAAGATTTTGCAGGAATATTAAAAGAAATACCAGGTACTGCTGAAGTAAGTACAACTATAGGGGATAATCCTCCTGAAATTCAAATAGTCATAGATAAAGAAAAGACAAATTTACTAGGATTAGACGCAAGAAATATATCTGCTGAAATTAGAAATTCAATACATGGAGTTGAAGTTTCAACATTTATAGAAGATGAAGACGAAACCGATATCGTTATCCAAACAAGTAATGAAGAAATTACCTCAATTAACGATTTTGAAAAAATTTACTTTACATCAAGTAGAGGAGAGCAAATAGCTTTTTCTCAGGTTGCATCTCTTGTTGAAACAAAGGGTCTAAATGAAATTGAGCATGAAGATTTGAAAAAAATTATAAAGGTTCAAAGTAATTTAGCTAAAAATGGGAATTCCACTCAAATAATAGATGAATTTCAATCTAGAATAAGTGATTATCCTTTACCAAATGATGTTGAAATTTCATATGGTGGAGAGAATGAAGATATAAAAGAATCCTTTACAGACATGTTTAAGAATATGCTAATAGCTATTTTACTGGTATTTATTATATTAGCTATTCAATTTAATTCATTGTCACAACCAATGGTTGTATTATTCTCAGTACCGTTAGCTACAATTGGAGCACTGTTAGGTTTAATAATTACAAAAAACAATTTTGGTCTGTACTCCTTTACGGGCATAGTTGCATTAGTTGGTATAGCTGTTAATGATGCTATTGTGCTAGTCGATTATACGAATTATTTAAGAAGAAATGGATCAAGCTTAATTGAAGCAATAATTGAAGCTGGGAAAACTAGATTTATGCCAGTATTGGCTACATCAATAACTACAATAGGAGGGATACTTCCATTAGCATTAAAGGATCCTAACTATAGTCAAATGGGATATGCACTGATATTTGGGCTAGTGGCATCTACATTATTGACTCTTGTATATATTCCAATGCTATATTCAATTATTGAAGGATTTAAGGATAAAATAAGAAAAAGAGTTCCGATGTTTAGTGATAGAAGATAAGAATAGACAACTATAAAGTATAGTAAATTTTATTTGCAGCTATCTATAATCGAAAGGAGAGATTAAATTGAAGATAAAAAAATTATTAATGATATTTTTTATAATGATACCTATTACTTTGGCAGGCTGTAATAATGATTCAACTGAAAATGGTGATTCACATAATAGCATAGAACAAACAGAAGAAGCACAAGATAATAGTTTTGCTGTAGAGGTTATGAAGGTTGAAGCAAAAACTTTAACATGGGATTATAATACTATTGGTAAATTATATACTAGTGAAGAAGTAAATGTATCGAGTGAAATGAACGGAAAGGTAAAAAATATATATTTCAATGTAGGAGAGAAGGTAAAAAAAGGAGATGTTTTATATACATTAGATAATGGAGATATAAAAAATGAAGTTGACTTACAGATAAGCAAGCTTAAGACAAATTTAGAAGACTCTAAAATAAGATATGAAAATGAAGTGAAAAATTTTAATAATGTTAAATTATTATATGAATCAGGGAGTATAGCCAAAAAGGATTATGATAATGCGCAGAAAATTTATGAGCAGACAAAATTGAATTATGAACAAGCTCAAAAAGATTTATCTTCAAATTCCGTTAGCTTAAATTCAACAATAAATGATACAATAATAAAGAGCCCTATTGATGGTATTGTGTCAAATAGGAATATTGAGATTGGAGAAAAGACTTCTGTAAGCGACTTTGTTATAGTAAAATTGGATCCAATTACTGCAAAAGCTGATGTTTCTGAAAATGTTATAAATAAGATTTCTGTTGGAGATAAAGTTAGTGTAAATGTTCAGTCACAAGATTATTTAGGTACAATTAAAACCATAAGCCCTATAGGAAAAAATAATGGAAATATGTATCCTGTTGAAATTGAGATAGAAAATGAAAATTTAACATTAAAACCTGGTATGTTTGCTGGTATTTATTTTGAAATTGAGAAAATGGAAAATCAGATTGCAGTTCCTAGGAAGTCAGTATTGTCTGATGGAGATAAATACTACGTTTATATAGTTAAAGATAATCAGCCACAAAAAGTTGCTGTAGAAAAGGGTATTACTAAGGATGGATATGTTCAAATATCAGGAGAATTAACTGCTGGAGATATTTTAATAGTAAAAGGACATGAGTATATAAATGAAGAAAGCTCTATAAAAATAGTTAATGAATTTACTTTAAATAAATAGATAATAGGAAGTGTCTTAAAATATAATCCATTGAGACACTTCCTTAAAGACTTTGGAGGTATGTATGTCAATTAAGTTTAGATTAATGTTCTCTTACATTGGGATGATAGTAATACCGATTGTTTTAATTATTGTATTGAACTTTATGTTTGGCTTTTTTTATTTTGGTGAACCCAAAAGTTTTAAGAATTTGCCTGGACCTGGCAAAGTTTTAAACGAAACTCTTTATAAAAGCAGTAATTTGAATCGTAAAATCAATATGATATTATTGGATGATAAAGAAAAATTAAAGGATGCTATATACATAAAAACTTTAGGTGATGAATTTAAAGAAGTATATGCAGGAGTAGTTTTGAGAAAAGGTAGTGAGATATTATATGCTTCAGAAATGCTAGATAATGAGTTTGATTTAGATACTTTACCAAAGTTTAAAGAGGAATTTCATGAAAGCAATTTTTATAATAAGCGCAGTAGATTTGTTATGAATTCTCAAAATGATTTCTATTTTGAGGATGGGGCTGAGGCTTCAATATTTGTAGTTACAGATACTGAACTTGCTCAGCAAGATATTAACCAAAGTAGAAATATTGCCACTTTAATTATTATTTCTGTATTAATTTTAACTACCTTAGCACTCACCTATTCAATCTACAAAGATATTATAAAGGGTATAAGGGAATTAACAAATGCAGCAACTGAAATTAAAAATGGGAATTTGGATTATGAGGTAAAAAAATATTCAAAGGATGAAATAGGAGAACTCAGTCTAACATTTGAGAAAATGCGTTTAAAGCTAAAGGAATCCTTAGAGATACAAAAAAAATATGAAGAAAACAGGAAAAACCTAATATCAAATATTTCTCATGATCTTAAGACACCAATAATGTCTATAAAAGGTCATATTGAGGGAATAAAGGATGGGATTGCTCATTCTCCTGAAAGAATGGATAAATATATAGATACTATTTACGAAAAATCAAAGGATATGGAATTATTGATTAATGAACTCTTTTTGTATTCAAGATTAGACTTAGAAAAAGAAGAATTTAATTTTCAAATTATTGATATTATAGAATTTCTAAGGTTTAGTGTTGAAGATTTAAGCTTTGACTTAGAAAAAATAGGTGGAAAAATAAGATTAAAATATGATTATGAACCAATATTTGTTAATATAGATTTACAAAAGCTAAAGCGAATTATATTAAATATTGTTGGTAATTCTATAAAATATAGGGGAGAAGGACCTCTTATACTAGATATTAATGTGAAAAAGATTGATGAAGAAATAGTTGTTGAAATCAAAGATAATGGAAAGGGAATTTCTCAGGAAAATTTATCTCTTATTTTTGATAGATTCTATCGTGCAGACAAGTCTAGAAATACTTCTGTAGTTGGAAGTGGATTAGGACTTGCAATATCAAAGCAGATTGTTGAAAAGCATGGCGGTAAGATTTGGGCTGAAAGCAAAGAAAATATAGGAACTAGTATTTTCTTTTCGTTAAAAGAATGTTAGGTAGTTGCAAAACGTAAATTTAAAAATGTAGATAACTATCATCATTTTTGCTCATTAATTTTTGGCGAGGGGAACCATCTCTACACGTTATCATATAGCTTTTTCAATATGTGTATAATCTTTGACGGTTCCGACAAGAGCCCGTTTCTAAATAAAGAAGAAACTCACTACTCACTACGTTCCTAGGAATAAGTGATTTACTCAAAATCGTAGATTTTGGTTCTCTACTTAGAAGCGATGAAGAAACGAACTCTTGAAGTCACGCTTTCAAAGAAACATTAGAGAGTTCCCTAGTAACTATATTAGTGATTTTTGCAGCAGATATATGCTCTAAATGGGGAAAACTGAGTTGTTTCAATAAATTTAAATGTAGTATTTATGAATATGTAGCATTTCGTAATTAACTAATAAAAGAATGTAAAAAAGGGGAATCATTTATGAAAAAAATATTGATTATTGAAGATGATATTAGTATTGCAGAATTAGAAAAAGACTACCTTGAGATAAATGGTTTTGATGTAAAACTAGAGAATTCTGGGATGAAGGGAATAGAAAGAACTAGAAAAGAAAAATTCGATTTAATTATATTAGATTTAATGCTTCCTGGGATTGATGGTTTTCAAATATGTAAGGAATTAAGAGATGGATTGGATATTCCTATACTGATGGTTTCTGCCAAAGGAGAAGGAATTGACAAAATTAGAGGACTCGGTCTAGGGGCAGACGACTATATAACTAAGCCCTTTAGCCCTAATGAATTGGTTGCTAGAGTTAAAGCACATCTTAACAGATATGAAAGATTGACCAGTAAAGATAAGAACCAGAGTGAAATAATAGAGAACAATGGACTCTCATTAGATAGTTATTCAAAAAGAGTATATGTAAATGATAAGGAAGTTACTTTAACTTCAAAGGAATTTGATATTTTACATTTGTTAGCTAAAAACCCTAATCGTGCTTTTAGCAAAGATGAAATATTTGAAAGAATCTGGGGATTTAATTCATTGGGTGAGATATCCACCGTAACAGTTCATATTCGAAAAATACGTGAAAAAATAGAACCAGACCCTACTAATCCTAAATATATTGAAACATTATGGGGAATTGGATATAGGTTTAAATTATAAAGAAAGCTAATTTATTATAGGGCTATATATAAAAAAGTATGATTGATAGAGCCTGTAAAAGCTCTATTTAGCTAAATACTTTTACTCTCATATAGTACTATTTTACTTATAATTGCATTTTTATTGCTCGATAATAAAGTATATCTTCTTTAAATATATATAATATATGATAACTATAATCGAGAAGTTTACAAACCATCTGAATTTCTAAATTACACGCTTTTTCAATTTTATTGATAATTGCAAAAATATAAAATTAACAAAATAAAAAAGCAATAAAAATGAAATTTCTTTAGTGGTTAGATATATATTTTATAATATTTTAAAGTTAATAATTAAAGTCATAAATATAAAACATATATATTATTTTTCTATAAAAAAGCCTATTTCTACTCTAATAGAGCCCTCTTATTTTTATTTACTTTAGCTTAATCCGTCTTAAATACCTTTTCTATTGATTGATACTACTGATATTATGCCTTGTAATCGTCTTCATGTGACTCTTCACAAATAACTCTCTTTAATTTTTCAATAAATGCATGGTCTTGTTCATACACTTCTATAGCTTTATCTGTACTTAGCACAAATTCTTGTATTGTATTTTGTACTGATTTCATCTCTTTTATATCTTTTTTTACTGTTAGTAGTTCTTTATTTATATCTTTTATGTCTTCCTTTACTGTCACTAGTTTTTTATTTATATCTTTTATGTCTTCCTTTACTGTCACTAGTTCCTTATTTATATCCCTTATGTCATTTTTTATCTCATGCTGTTCTCTTTCAATATTACCAAGTTTGTCTAGTATCATAAATAGTATTTTTTCTTGATCCATTAATAAAACCCCCTTTACTTACATTTTGATTATATCAAATAGTTATGATCTAGTCAAAATCTTTAACTAATGGTATATAATGGTGGATATAGTAACTCTTTATGTTTCTATAATATAAATATTGCTGTCTTTCTTGAATATTTTTGAATCAATTCCTAGAAGAAAGTTAAATATTATATTATAAAATATAATATTTAAAGTATAATAATTAAGGTCATAATTATATGAATACATTATAAATTATTTTTCTGCAAAAAAATCCTATTTTTTGAAATATAGCTTTTCTTATTCTTACCTAGTTTTAACTTAATCTACTGAAGACCTTTTTTCTTTTGATTAATTAGTCTATTTTGATTCTTTATCTAAGTTCAATATAAATTTCTTTGCCTAATCCTTTTGCCACTTTATATAAAAAATCTAATGATGGATTATAGTTACCACTTTCTAATCTACTAATATTTGATTTCTGTGTACCAGTACGAAAAGCAAGTTCTTCTTGGGTCATGTTTTGTTCAGCTCTTGCTTTTATTATTTCTGAAATAATTGCATATCGTGGTTTAAGCTTTTCATATTCAGCTTTAAATTCTATATCTTTCATTAAATCTTCTTTAACTTTTGAAAATGACACACCTGCTTTACTCATCATAGCACCTCTTTTCGTAATCGTTTTTATATTTTATCGCTTTTTCTAACTCTATTTGAGTAGTTCATTAGATTTATTTTATACCATACAAAATGCCATTTCCAGTACGCATACATCAATTATTTATTATTCTAACCCAAGTTCTTAGGCAACACCAATTGTTACAGAAACTATTTATCCATAGCTTTACTGACTTTTCTAACTGTTTCTCTATTAACTTCCATCATCTCTGCTATTTTTCTCTGTGATAATTTTGTCTTACTAACAAGGATTTCTATAACCTTTTCTTTTAACTCTAGTTTATTTATATCTTTTATTCCGCTCTTATCTCTAAAATAGTCTTCAACAAGCCTCCAACCTTTTTCTTCTTCAATTTCTTTTTTATATCTATCTCCTTCTAAGTAAGTATTATCATCATGTATTTTATGATATTTTTTGAACTCTTCAATTAGAAATCCCTTACCTTCAATTGAAAACATATCTATTATAAAGTCAACATCTGTTATAATTGAAGATTTACTTATATAGTCATTATAGCTACTCCATTTATATTCTTCAGGTTCTTTAGTCATTTTAGCTTCAACAGGATTATTATGAATATATCTCATTAAACAAAGT comes from the Abyssisolibacter fermentans genome and includes:
- a CDS encoding TolC family protein; translation: MKKISVMFLVILTAFSLIGATYAENTDQLNMTLEQAVNYALEHNKDMDIENLNIQKAELSHRQVKRQIEKFNDDKEYKLSLKAYNRDLYNRMIKGVVEKQDELGLETANKNKEIKINRIKYDVEKAYFDILQAEKQVEIADEGRKLSQEQYDHSKKMFELGTISKQQLLESELNLSNAKSGYDNAVMAYDLQKLNFNRTIGLDYDTKVKLVDKFEFDVEKEEAVDLNESIKTALENNFSVYMAEQNVELGKLTLEVVKIDYPENTTKYKDQQISVMQSEKQLETAKNGIEMAVRSSYIQMQNAKKQIASYELAVTKAESAYKLSELSFKIGQGKSSDVKGAQISLEQSKYNLAKQIYAYNMAKLDFKYGLGIGY
- a CDS encoding efflux RND transporter permease subunit, which encodes MNNDPKNVLGKISNFFIEKFRVVYLIIAAIILLGIQSYFALPREEMPEIVLPYGIVTVNYAGAAPQEVESLITDKIEAQLKDIDGVGSITSTSSNGLVNITVEFDFECDINDKVNEMTNKISEIQNELPEDCSTPIIRGFESSDKPIMTLNISGDYDFITLKKVSEDIQSEIEKVAGVNEVTMVGGLEREIIIHVDISKLATYNISINQIKNAIVNSNINFPGGNIDLDDMHYTVRTVAQFNEIKEIEDTIISVQNDTPIYLKDIASVEDTYEDVTS
- a CDS encoding efflux RND transporter permease subunit, giving the protein MKMLHLEIYQKGLSAERSVTPTITLSITRDNNSDTIGISDEIKERIVKHGKGTIYPEDVFISITGDTAIEVDKALNDVVGNALSGLLIVIIVLFLFIGFRESLIVAFVIPLSLLSSLTLLEYNGMSLNTMSLVALILALGMLVDNAIVIMENIDRIRDEGLDVVSASKIATNQVAPAVFAATLTTMSAFLPMAITSGIIGLFIKAIPVTVIFAIAASFVISLVITPALCSRFLSKYKVKNNSNKSRLPLLKKIISVALVFVLSLIAFMENGKFGLLSWIFAITFSIAMFYKQFKNTNSSNEELKIIKRYANWMDKILRSKSKKIALIVISIVIFFSSLLTIPLGLLKIELFPTTDSTSFTIDVETPSGYLLEDTGNVVREIETVLFNYPEVEAFVSKVGSTGTRFTTAGDNPKFADISVDLVPENERTKSSMEIIDSLRNDLKNIAGAKITLEQEVKGPESEYPINIKVIGEDLDKISLIAKDFAGILKEIPGTAEVSTTIGDNPPEIQIVIDKEKTNLLGLDARNISAEIRNSIHGVEVSTFIEDEDETDIVIQTSNEEITSINDFEKIYFTSSRGEQIAFSQVASLVETKGLNEIEHEDLKKIIKVQSNLAKNGNSTQIIDEFQSRISDYPLPNDVEISYGGENEDIKESFTDMFKNMLIAILLVFIILAIQFNSLSQPMVVLFSVPLATIGALLGLIITKNNFGLYSFTGIVALVGIAVNDAIVLVDYTNYLRRNGSSLIEAIIEAGKTRFMPVLATSITTIGGILPLALKDPNYSQMGYALIFGLVASTLLTLVYIPMLYSIIEGFKDKIRKRVPMFSDRR
- a CDS encoding efflux RND transporter periplasmic adaptor subunit, with the translated sequence MKIKKLLMIFFIMIPITLAGCNNDSTENGDSHNSIEQTEEAQDNSFAVEVMKVEAKTLTWDYNTIGKLYTSEEVNVSSEMNGKVKNIYFNVGEKVKKGDVLYTLDNGDIKNEVDLQISKLKTNLEDSKIRYENEVKNFNNVKLLYESGSIAKKDYDNAQKIYEQTKLNYEQAQKDLSSNSVSLNSTINDTIIKSPIDGIVSNRNIEIGEKTSVSDFVIVKLDPITAKADVSENVINKISVGDKVSVNVQSQDYLGTIKTISPIGKNNGNMYPVEIEIENENLTLKPGMFAGIYFEIEKMENQIAVPRKSVLSDGDKYYVYIVKDNQPQKVAVEKGITKDGYVQISGELTAGDILIVKGHEYINEESSIKIVNEFTLNK
- a CDS encoding sensor histidine kinase → MSIKFRLMFSYIGMIVIPIVLIIVLNFMFGFFYFGEPKSFKNLPGPGKVLNETLYKSSNLNRKINMILLDDKEKLKDAIYIKTLGDEFKEVYAGVVLRKGSEILYASEMLDNEFDLDTLPKFKEEFHESNFYNKRSRFVMNSQNDFYFEDGAEASIFVVTDTELAQQDINQSRNIATLIIISVLILTTLALTYSIYKDIIKGIRELTNAATEIKNGNLDYEVKKYSKDEIGELSLTFEKMRLKLKESLEIQKKYEENRKNLISNISHDLKTPIMSIKGHIEGIKDGIAHSPERMDKYIDTIYEKSKDMELLINELFLYSRLDLEKEEFNFQIIDIIEFLRFSVEDLSFDLEKIGGKIRLKYDYEPIFVNIDLQKLKRIILNIVGNSIKYRGEGPLILDINVKKIDEEIVVEIKDNGKGISQENLSLIFDRFYRADKSRNTSVVGSGLGLAISKQIVEKHGGKIWAESKENIGTSIFFSLKEC
- a CDS encoding response regulator transcription factor → MKKILIIEDDISIAELEKDYLEINGFDVKLENSGMKGIERTRKEKFDLIILDLMLPGIDGFQICKELRDGLDIPILMVSAKGEGIDKIRGLGLGADDYITKPFSPNELVARVKAHLNRYERLTSKDKNQSEIIENNGLSLDSYSKRVYVNDKEVTLTSKEFDILHLLAKNPNRAFSKDEIFERIWGFNSLGEISTVTVHIRKIREKIEPDPTNPKYIETLWGIGYRFKL
- a CDS encoding helix-turn-helix transcriptional regulator gives rise to the protein MSKAGVSFSKVKEDLMKDIEFKAEYEKLKPRYAIISEIIKARAEQNMTQEELAFRTGTQKSNISRLESGNYNPSLDFLYKVAKGLGKEIYIELR
- a CDS encoding transposase, giving the protein MPRCKRQLSKSGYYHVMMRGNNRKRIYEKNRDKAKLLDIMMKIKEATGFKLLAYCIMDNHIHLLLKEEENLSNLMKKINLRYAAYFNTKYNKIGHVFQDRFRSEPVEDDRYLLCLMRYIHNNPVEAKMTKEPEEYKWSSYNDYISKSSIITDVDFIIDMFSIEGKGFLIEEFKKYHKIHDDNTYLEGDRYKKEIEEEKGWRLVEDYFRDKSGIKDINKLELKEKVIEILVSKTKLSQRKIAEMMEVNRETVRKVSKAMDK